From the Melospiza georgiana isolate bMelGeo1 chromosome 4, bMelGeo1.pri, whole genome shotgun sequence genome, the window aaagagaagaaattagtCAGAAGAAGAAGAATTTGTCAAAGACCAGTTAGAGGTTTAAACCAGTAGTGAATCCAGCCTGCCTGGCAACACAGAGAGCCAAGAGTGGGAAGCATCCCTTGCATTAGGGCCCCAGCTGGTTGTCATGATCTCATGCTCCAGACTAAGTGTTGGCTCAGCTCTGGTCTTtgatgctttgctttttttgcctGTCTGGGAAAAGCTAAGGACTAATATATACCCAGAAATAATGAGATTTGCATATCACCCTTGATATATCACACATGGAGTGAATGTGGGACAAAGCCACAGGGAAGACAGATGGGATGGGTTTTACACAGGGAAGTCAGGAGGGATGAGGTCATGAAGAATGATTTTGTATCATTCAGGAAAACTTAGCTACTTGTTGTCTGGAGACCAGACAGAGACACTCCATGGTGCCTAagcagcctttttctctggctgCCCGTATTCACTCAGCTTCCATCATCTTTCAGGGCTTTGCAGGAGCCATACACACAAAAATGTCTAAAACAATTACATAACCCCCAAACAAAGGCTCTGATGCCAGGCACAACCATTACTCAGCTGATTATTACAAAATATTCCTGTGACCTGAAACTGAGGAGCCCAAGGGTCATTCCTGCTTGAGATATATGAGAACAAAAGTCCCTCCAGCTCAAGGAGACTTCAAAAAATAGGGCTTGAAAATATGAACCCTCTAgtttgaagagaaaaacaagtatCCAAAAATGGACCAAAGAGAAGCACAAGCCACCTGATTCTGTGCATCTGTCACATCTTCATTCATGCTAAAAATGTACTCTCATGTCTGACTGCACACAAATAAATCCAGCCAGCAAAGGCCAAGGATACTTCAACCACAGACGTGAACAAAAGACAAAATCAAGAATGAGCTCAGAGATAGTAGTTTTCAATTTCTCACTCTTAGCAATAAGGCTCTCACAGAGGAGAGATTTTCTGTGCCAGAAAACCTGAATCTACAGCAGCACAAAGGTCAGATAATACAGTTTATCCTCACTTCATCCCACCTCCACTCTGATAAGTAGCTGCACCTTACAAATTCCCCTTCTTGCCTCCACTGCTAGAAGGCACTTGATGGCTTCATCTCTGCtagctgctgctccttcctgctcctAACCTGGCAAGGCAGTGGGGAAAGGTAATCCTATGAAAAGCACATGTAGTGCTTTCAAGACACATCACAGGTAATATGTGATTGTTGTTATGTTAAGATGCCTATTCTTCAACTGCAAAAGATGTACTGCTATTCTAAAATTGGATTGTAGCTGAAGGCGTGACAGAATAACTGAATTGCCTCTCCCTTACCTAGCTAGAGCTCTCAGCTTCAATTTTACCTTAGCTACTTGCACCAGCTACATTCTGATAATGACTTGCTTCCACAGCCTCTGGGCAACCACAAATTGAGCCTGATGTACAAATCCTGACTGTTCATATTGAGTTGCTGGAATGCTTTTTACAAATCAACAGCGTCCTGAATCCATCCATTTTCCCTCTGGTGAATTTCCACTGAGGGCTTTTCACCACAGCAAACTGGAGCAGCTGGCCCCGTCACCTGTACCAGCTGGAAGAGTGACCTGGGGAGGTCACCTGGCTGCTGAACCACTGGCCTGCCTTCCTTTGAGTTTAACATTTGTGTCTgtgaaaactcatgggttgtGAGCTTGCTGACGTGAAGGTAGCTCCTCTGTGCCTTGCCTTCCTCTCTGTCCTTGGGCAGCTCCATTTCTTTGTTATTAATTGGCTCAAACAAGATTTCCCCAGACACTTGGGCGGTTGTAGCATCAGCCAGTAATCCCCTAATTCCCTTGGACACCCGGGAGTCCCCTGTGTGCTACTCTACAGCGGCATTTTGCAGGTGTTGCACTCCTCCATGATAACACCAAATCGATGTTCTGTGCTGATCAAAGGTGTCCTTGTCCTCAGAGCAAATTCCAGCACTCTTCTGGTACTTTGCACAGGATACCAGAAATTGTAGCTGGAATTCTTAAGATGTCACCATCTAAAGCAAAAAGCCTTTGCAAATTAAACTTGTTTTCTAATGGATGGCAGGCTTTGATACTTTACTAAAATTATCAGCACAAAGCTTGTTCTGAAAGGTTAAGACTCTCACAAGAGGCACAGCAGCTATCACTGGTATTGGGGCTTCTTGTGTCATGCTAGGAATCTATACAATTAAAACTAATTACTTGTagttaaatgagaaaaatttcTGGTTCTAACATCCCTGCCAGTGTTACTGGGAAGCAAAGGCTTTACCCCTCCTTTTTCACCTAAGAAATCTCTCAGCTGGGAGTTGCCAGACAACTTCTTTGAGAGGCTGcaactagatgatctttaaggccccttccaacacGAGCCACTCTGTGGTTTTATGATTCAATCCTTTTTAACTGCCTTTTCAAGTGTGATGTTAGTCTGTATCAGACAGCAGTGACTTCACTGAGGTTCACATAGTACCAAGTAAAACCATCTATCAGAAGTTCAGAAAAACCAGATCTGAGAAGGTACTTGTTAAAATGTCAATCAAAGAGGCTGGTGATCTAAGTGTAAAAGCTTCCCTGAGAACCATGTCAggcacaaaataaaatgtgcaAGGTAGAGCTGTATCATCACCTGTCAGCATCCTGGCCCCATATCTTCCATGGCATCCTGAGCTGATGTTGATAACATTAGAGTTCTTCATTCCTAGCATGGTGGTGAGTATCTAGAGGGCACAATGTTTTATTcacaatttttatttcacaaaatattGCATGTTTTATTCACAATTTTGGGTGCTATGCATGTTTTCAACATCTACCTTCTTGGAGAGGACCAGCAAGAGCTGCCGAAAAACCTTTGAAACTTCACAGTTTCCCTGGGGGCCCCAAGAAATAATGTccacattaaataaataatttctttggtCCACACCAAATAAACCACAAAGGTCCACGTTTATAGAATTTCTAAAAAGACTGAGTGTGGGTCCTGCTTTAGAAGAGTAAAAGGCATGCAAGTATCCCTGTAGTTGAACATGTCTGTGGATTCCAGGCTCCTTCGTGTGGCAGGAGGACACCAGCTTCTGTCCTGGTCACTCCACAGCCCAGCACGGAGGGATCACCTTCTCTCGGGAGGCTGCACATCACCCGCATTTAAAGGGGAGATCGGATTTACAAGCAGCTTTCCGACCCTGGAGAGTACATTTTGACTGTAACAAGCTCGCAGATCACTAGATGGCCTCGTAACCTCAGAGATTTGGGCAGAccctggctggggctcaggAATCGCTCGGTTTAAACCCTTGGCACCCCAAGTGCTGCAGAATCATGACCTCGGGCAATGCACAGGAGCCTTTCAAAAACGCACAGTGAGAAATTTGGTACACTTTGTCCCACTAGGAAGGTAGAGAACCTTTAGAAGCGGTTTGTATTCCCTAAATCCCAGCAGATGGGATGGGAGGTGGAGCAGAGACAAGGTGGGAGCTGTTGGAGAgtcacaggggtctcagagGGAGGTGAGCCCGTTTGGGGACATCTCTGTGAACCTCAAAACCTGGGGAATTGGAGGGGGTGCATGTGGGTTTGGTTCCTTGCCCCACACCAATGAGTCCCAGTCACTGCCACGTGAAAATGTGGCCACTTCGAGGCCTCGGAGGAAACACCAGCGTTTGTAGCGAAGGTGTGCCTTACCTGCCTTACCGAGCTGTGCCCTCCTGAGGGACAGCAACAACACAGGGTGGGAAGGCCCCTCTCCTGTGCACACCGGAGAGGGTCtggggagagaagagaagggaTCTTTGGAGAAGCAGAAATACGAACGGGACATGGAACAACAGAGGAGCGGGGAGAGGTCCCACTCGccccagaggcagagccggcccTGGGCGCTGCCTATGGGAGCTGCCGCTGTCTCCGAGAGGCCGGAGAGCTTTCCCTCGCCCCCACCGCATTGACAGCGCCCTTGATCTGATGTGCGAAGGGCAAAAACGCCCTCGTTTTCCCTGCCGCTCAGCTGGGCCGTGTGTTATCGCTCCTTTTCCCGCGCGGATTTTTATCAGCGTTTTTAAACGCTCGCACTGACGCACGTCTTTCAGAAAAGCCTTTCGAACGCATCGGGAGCGGAGCGAGCCCAGGCACCGAGCAGGGCTGCGGACTGGGAGCGGGGCAGGACGGCCAAGAGCAGCGGCCCGAGCTGCAGCGGAggccgcggggccggcggggccgggcgctcCGGCGCTGCCGCTTTaagggcgggcgggcgggcgggagcgcggcccggcccggccccggcacagcggcggcggcagcagcaggtACGTGCGGGCCGGGAGCTCCGATCGGGCCGGGCAGCGGGCCCGGCTGTCCCCCTGCCCCGGCCGGGAGCTGCCCGTGCTGCCGAGGCCTGTGGCTGCTTTGCCGGGAgggcggcgcggcggccgcGGCAGCTCCGCTCGGCCCGCGGCGCGGGCGGCGTGTGGGGAGGGCTGGCATCCCCcgaggggatggggatgggtgCTTGGGCTTTGGACGGTtctttctgaaagagaaaaaaagaaaaaaaggaaaaaaaaaaaaaaagagcttaaATTGCAtagaaattgaggttttggtttttttcttttttgatcggggcgggggggggggggggggggggggagggaggTGAGGCTTTTCTTATGTGTTTTGCTAGGTTTTGTCTTCTGGTCCAAGTTCTACTCACCCACTGATTTAGAGTAAGACAAGCAGTAGTGTCAAATGCCGGTTATCCACCCTGATTTTATTCTATGTAAAATGGACAGGTTAGGAGTGTTAAACACAGGGATATCCATGCTGTTATCCATCCTGGTTTATTCCCTGTAAGATGGACAGGCCAGCAGTGTCAAACACAGGGATATGCATCCTGTCATCCAGCCTCATTTTATTCCCTGTAAGATGGACAGTCTAGGAGCGTCAAACACGGGGATGTCCATCCTGTTATCCACCCTGGTTTTATTCCCTGTAAGATGGATGGGCCAGGAGCGTCAAACACAGGGATGTCCATCCTGTTATCCATCCTGGTTTTATTCCCTGTAAGATGGATGGGCCAGGGCGTCAAACACAGGGATGTCCATCCTGTTATCCATCCTGGTTTTATTCCCTGTAAGATGGATGGGCCAGGGCGTCAAACACAGGGATGTCCATCCTGTTATCCATCCTGGTTTTATTCCCTGTAAGATGGATGGGCCAGGAGAGTCAACACAGGGATGTCCATCCTGATGCCTTCCCTCACTAAGCATTTAAGCTCAGTTTGGCATCGTGAATGCTGAGCTCTTGGCAGGTGTTTCTGTACCAACAATTAATTTCAGGAGAGTAACCATCGTGACAGGCCATGCAAAATAAACACCACAGGATCTCAGCCCTGCTAATTTGCAGCAATTCGTGGAGAAAAGCCAGCATACAGCATTTGCTGACAAGATTTATCTCATCTGTCCAATTGATTGCAGTTAACATCATGCTTCCCTTAGGCAGATGAGGATTATAGAGATCTGCCTTCAAGAAGGAAGGCATTTGCTAATTGCATTCATTAATTACATGGACTCTACTGAATGGTATTCTCCAGtgtggaaaaatgcaaaatgtttgATCATGTGTATTTGTTTGTAATAGAAACATAAAGCCTTTAGCCAATGATTTAAACAAGATTTAGTAGGAATATCAGCCTAAAATCAAAGTGTGAAGTTCACAGCTTAACATTTGAGTAAGTGATGAAACTAAAGCCAGTACTTAAAGCAGAGGCCAGCACACAACAAAAATACAGTTAAACACCTATGAATTTTATTCTAAAGATACagacaaataaagaaaatctgaTCTAATTAATTAAAAAGTGTTAAGATTGTTTCACTGACATATTCTTCCTGTTGTGCATTTGTCCAGTTTTAAGGACAACCTGCACAGCTTGAAGTTGTCCATGATTCTGTTGTTGTGAAAAATTGCTGGGACTGGGATGAAAGTTGTCTTTCTTCATGCATTATTCTGCTGGTTTGTGAAAGCCGctgcagaagagagaaaacatttaCAAAACAACGAGTTCAGTTTCTTGTTTGTTTCTACTTGCAGTCTTGCTGTTGTGGAAGCACAGGCCTGAAATGCTTCCCTGGTCGTCAGTTTCGGGGGAGGTTCAAAAGCCGTGCCCTGAAGCAAGGAAGTCTAAGTTATTGAAAAGAAATTAGAGAGAAggtgaggaaggaaaaaggataTGGAAATATTAATGGATAGGTAAAGGAGAtctgagcagggaggctggaaaatatttcctctccCTTCAGGACACTTCTTGCTGAGTGTACTCTCAAGATCAGCACAGAAAAGGCCCAGGGTCTACAAAAGAAGGCAAGTGAGCAAAGTTTGCTGATAAAGTGCTGAGAGGCTCTTCTTTGCATCTCAATGCAGTACTGTGGCTCTCTACTCCCCATGCTCTTGATTCATAAATGAATCTAAACTCTGACATACCAATCTTTCATTCTTCTTCACTGTTTGTGTGAAGTGTACTACACGCCTTGAGTGGTGTGACAAGGCTGTCCAGTCCAAATGTTTGTCcaccttttaaaaatgaatttaaatgtgCTGGGTTCAGTTTCTCTCTTCAGACAGCTTTGGAGCATGTTTATATAGCGTCTCAGAGTGGGCTACAGGGATGGAGGTCTGCTTTCTTCTACAACTGACAGCATCCACATGAGACTATTGCACCACAAGACTAACCAATCCTTTAAAATACTGGCTGAAATGCAATGAATTAGGACTACTCTGGTTAAGATCagttttgaggatttttttgtgtttctctcaATTTTGGAGTTGGTAGATTGATAAATCTTAAGGAGAGAGAGGAATGCctttaaaataatgcttttgtATAAGGATTCATCACCATTATAAAAATGGTAATTAATGGTGTCTCTTCAAACAACCTGCTGATAACCACTGCTGTGTCCACAGGCCCTGCAATGCCAGAGTCTCCCTGCAAAATCTGAAGAGAGTGGAAGAACCCAAAATGGGAGTAGATTGCTGTGTGTCTATCTTcagggcagagggagagagaTGTTAAAAGGTTGCACATTCAATTTTTAGCTCTATTGGCTGTCCCACTAACTGGTTGTTTCTCACTGGATAAGTTCAGAGTACTCTTCTGAATGGGTTCTTGATAGTTTCTTCCTTGAATACCACTTCTTTCAGACTTAAGACTGGGCAGGGGCAAGGCACAAGAGCACAGGGATCTCCTCTTCTTAAAGACTTGAAGTCACAGAAGAAACATCACTGACAtagcatttttctcctttcaggaATTGTCATCCATCACTATGAACAACAACATCCTGTGAGTTTGCTTCAAACTTTCTTCAGATAAGCTGTGCTCCAAGTTCTCCTGAGGAAGGCTGTTCTCCTTGGGGAAGCATGGCCTTCCGTGGCTGGAGGTGGCTCCTCCTCCTGGGCAGGCAGAACAGCCTTGCCAAGgtgtggaggagcaggaggggaggccCCTCTGTGTGCTGGCAGCGCTGCTGCCACTGGAGCTCAGGCAAGGCTCTGGCCCCCGAGGTGAGAGCGTTTCTGGAGGAGAACACCGAGGTCACCAACAGCGGGCACCTCACGCCAGAGATCCGGCTGCGCCTGCTCACCCCCCGCTGCAGGTTCTGGAGAGAGAAACCTGACCTGTGGCCTTATGGGGACCCATTCTGGGCAATTTACTGGCCAGGAGGACAAGCCCTCTCCAGGTATGCAGCAAAATTCACCACAGCTGATAAGTGCAGTGTGCCAGGATGTCAGACCTGGCTCTGTTTGTGGTAATTCTTAGTGATGTGTGATTGCCTATTATGGGTGCATTATTCATCCTCCTCTCTGCTTATACTGCAGtgtcccagtccctgctggctgGCAGCAAGTTCAGCACCTGTTGTGCAAAATAACTTGTGTCTTTTAAATAGGAATTTGTTATAATCATGGCTATGCATGTGCTGGCAACAGGGCTGAATTTGGATCCATGAAGGGCTGTGCAGATGCCATCAAAACCTAGTGAGGTGTTTAATTCTGTCACTCCAAACAAGAGGATTGCTATTTTGTCATAAAGTGAGTGTATGGGTTTTTTGTTGGAGTGTGGATGTGCCTCTGTTGAGAAAAGTAGTTTAATGCTGATGCACTTGGAGTGTTGGTTAGCCTGAATAACTCTCCTCATCTAGGATTCAGCAGCCTTATTGTCGTGACTTTTTGTGGCTTTTAGTCACATCAGAAGGCACATTTGATTTTGGCTGCTGACTGTCAAAATGTCTTTAAATGTTCCTGATTCAGAAGAACTAGAgttcttttattttgtgaaatCATATCTCTCAtttaaacagcagaaaaaaaaaatcttaatttttacAGCAGAGAACAAGCTGTCAGAGAGTCCCCACATAGATGAAAGGGAAGAATCTGAATTGGGGCGTTACTGTTTTTCTGCAAGAAAGCATTAATAAGAAGGCAGTTTTGACCAGGTAAAAGATGAGTCTTACTGTTAAATTAAGAGTTGATTATGCCATGTAGATTAAATAGAGTGCTCCTAAACATTGGGTATGTAAAATAGATTAGCtaatttctatattttcttATAATTTATATAGTTGGATATTTGGGTAGCAGTAATAATTATCTGGCATTTCACTACTTTATTGTCTTACTGTTTAGGCACTGGTTTGATGTATTAAGAAATGTCAGAAACCAGTTGCATAAATTGGAAGAGTAAAAAGGGAGCACAAAAACATATGGTTGCCCCCACATAACTGTCCTCCTATCAGAGCTGGCATTTCCACAGCATCAGAAATCTCCTATTTCACACTACTCTTGGTGTAATTCAAGACTGCTCATTAACCCAGGAGGGCAGAGACACTGTGTGCACTGTGccaggggacacagcagcatCCAGCTGTCCTGAGTCACCcaaccagcagcagcaactCAGGAACCACTCAGCTGGAAACAAGGCATTTGCAGCATTAGGGCCACATTACACCCTACACAAATTACTAATGGAAAGTCTGGCAAATCCCAGAGGGGCTCCTAGAAAGGAGAAACAAAGCACTTCTGTGGAGATCCCACGCCTGTCCTTGGTCCTGGTGGTAAACTAGGGGCTGTACTTAGGGGAGTGATGGCCTTGGGGGAATGCTGTTAAACATGTGAGCTGCTGAGCTTGGACACAAATGTCCTGCACTGGACAAGCTTACTAAGCCTCTTGGTGCCATTGCTGCTGGTGCTTCCAGGCCAGAcacttccatccatccattcccaATGCACACCAGTCTTAACATTTCTGTCTGACCCCTGTGAAGAGTCAGCCATCACTCTCCCTGTCAGAAGATAACATAAATGTAGAATCCTTTCTTGTTTCTAGTTCAAAAGAAGTTATGGAAATTGGTAGTAAAATTATGGCAGTTTACAGTAATTCATTTCACCCAGGACTCTTCTCCCTGACACCTTTCCCCTTGGCAGCAAATTGAATTTCATGGCAGTTGTTAAAGTTTTGAACACTCTGCAATAGTTACAATATGGTTCATAGTATTTAACAATAACTGCTACTTGCCTCGTGTCAGTTCTCCACTTCCAGCTCAGAGGTTTTTCAGGATTTCTCTTGGCAGATGTCAGCAATTAGGTGAAGATAGCTTTTCTGCTCACCACCACTCTAGTCTTTTTCTCATTGCTACTCAGGAACAACCCTAAGCAGTCTCAAAGTATTTGCATCTTTATCTGCAtggctcaggaaaaaaaaccaggagaaaatcctCTTCTGCCAAGCAGTTGCAAAAGCAGTGTTTCAGATTGGTGGGTGGGCACCATATTCACTGTGAACACACTATGTTTTTTCAGTCAGATTGCTTTTAATTTCTACAAATCCTTACTTCACTATTTCTCATGGATTCTGATGAATTCTATTTACCTAGAAGTGTCTACTTACCAGTTTGTGTCTACTTAACAGATAAGCTCACCTGTCAGAGAAGGGGCTGATTGACATAAAATGTTGCTTACTTGGctgaatttctttttgtttgtgggtGGGGGAGGACActaagagagaaaaattatgGTCCTTGATTTTTATATCATCTGAAACAAATAAGGAGTTTTATGGCAGCTGCACATGTGGAATAGTATTAAGGTACCACACTTCATTACATGTTTGGCAAGAAACTCTTATGCAGTGTACTGTAAATCTGAGAAATTTGCCTGATCTTGTTCACTGCTttaacagcttttctttttcaggtaTATTTTAGATAATCCACGTGTGGTTAAAGGGCGATCAGTTCTGGATCTTGGAAGTGGATGTGGAGCAACAGCCATAGCTGCTGTGATGAGTGGTGCATCCCAAGTCCTTGCCAATGACATTGACCCCAGTAAGGcttttttccatctctgtgtAAAGATACTTACTCATTTTTAAAGCACCTTTAACACAGACTTTTCTTTGCTCTGTTTGGGAGAAATTCAAGTTCCAAACAGAATTTTAAGAATGCTAAAAAGAGGAATAGGTTTTGCCAGTACTGGAAGCTGGGCCTCTCTTGGCCCAGGTATCTCTCCATAGCTCCTTAGAACAAACAGCAAACTTTCTGCCAAGTGTTGCCCATACACCACCACAGCTGGTTTGGATGAGAACTCCAAGCACAAGCAGCAAGTTGGCTTCTCTGTAGGACCCCAGCATTTTCCTGTGCTTTCATGTACATCAGGGCCTagattttgcctttttcctctAGGCTTTGTCCTTCCATAATTGACTTATGAATACAGTTTATGCATAATTTAGTTACTCTTTAGTTAGGAAGGAAGTATATCCATAGATTAAGGCAGTTATTATATTCTACTTCAATTCCATGATTGGTTTCCACTGGTATCCATTCTAGGAAAACTTCTTCCCTGTGTCATAGTGTAATGAGGATAAAATTTCATCACTTCATGCTAGATTTTTACTCATAATAAAAACTGTGGAAGCACCCTAGATAGGGTGAACAACAACATTTAAGAGatgaaactgaaatatttcatcaCAGAAATATGTAAGAGGGCTGAATGGCAGAATCCTAAAATGTAactttaattttcctttgacTTTTCTTCAGTTGCAGGAATGGCAATGATCTTGAACTGTGAACTGAACCACCTGGATCCCTTCCCCATCACCATTAAGAACATCATTAATTCAGAGGCTGGCAACTGGGACCTCATAGTTCTAGGAGATATGTTTTATGATGAACAACTTGCTGATGGTCTGCATCACTGGCTGCAGAAGTGCATCAGGATTCACCAGACTGAAGTGCTGATTGGTGACCCTGGCAGACATCAGTTTTTAAGCCACAGCATTCACAGCCAGCTGCACAAAGTTATAGAATATTCACTGCCTGAGTCTACAAGACAAGAAAACTATGGGCTAACATCAAGTATTGTCTGGAGTTATCAGCCCTCAAACAGCTTAGATGATTCTTGAAGCTGCCTTCCTATGGGATTTTGTCTCActtgattggctttttgcaggTATATAACATGAAAATGGGAATTAAACAGTAAAGCAGCTTACTGTACCTTCACTGGAGTGATTTCAATCATTCTCACTGAGGCTTTTGCTCAGTTTGGTGTAAAAGCTACATGCAAACTGTATTCAAAGGGGCCTGCACTGAAGTGCAGATCTACAGACAACTTACATGTAGGAGTTTGCATGCTTGATGTTTCCCATGTGTATTTATGTCCTGCTGACATTACTGTGAAGTGTTTTGGATGTCCAGCATACTGCTGTGGGGAAAGGGCTGTGGCTGAAGGACTACTGCATTGCTTCTACAGGCTTCTGCAGCTTATTTATAGAAAATTTCTAAATATAGAAAACTATTGCTGTCCTCCATAAAATTCTCCACTAGATTTTTAGCTCAGATTATGCTCAACTTGAAGTGCCTTGCTCTTTTTCTGGGTATCTCTTCTGAATGTCAAAGTAACTAATTTAAATCTCCCCCTTCCCCTCTGTAATAAAAATTTCCTCTTCCTTGAAACTGACAGAGTGATTATGTAGGAGTTGCACCCAAATTTAAACTCTGCTTCTTGACTGCCAGCCAGTGTAAAAGCTGTAATAAATGGAAAGTGAATAAATAGTACCAGCTATGGGGTACCTTCCTTCCCTTGAGAGTAGGGTCAATTGATCTACATTCCCTATATTCCCCTTTGCAAGGGTAAACCAGGTAATCTGTCACCTTGGGAAGCTGCTGGGGGATGAAGTCTTTACTTCTGTGACAAACAGAGggcaatgaaataaaaacagggAATGCAAGTCTGATAGAATTATTTTGCTCTTCTCCTGAGGAGATGCTGGACAAACTCCAGAATCATTCTCAGTTTTATCTGCCAACTAAGAAGAACCAGTTTCATCTGCCAAACatggtacaaaaaaaaaaaatctgatccTCAGGTAAGATGCTCTAACTGTGGCCATTTGAAGAAGAAACCAATCTTTTCAGAGCAGTCTTAGAGGAAGTGTCAACTTGAGCAGTCAATCATTGAACAAGCAGTGATGGGGAGCTAATAACTGCACCATAGCCCACTGTGCAGTGGTGCCAGGTGCTGTAGTGAAAGCTTACAAATGTGAAATAGTGTGTGGTACTCTCTCAGAAAACCATGGGATTCATGAAGTAGGAGGTTTAGGAACTTAGTCAGACATACATGGTTCTATAATCCAGCAAGTTTTCAGAACTATCCAAACAGCCAACTTCTGAACTTTAATCTTCATAACAATATGTGAATATTCTGCAAGGCtcacaacaacaacaatgtCCAAACAATAGA encodes:
- the ETFBKMT gene encoding electron transfer flavoprotein beta subunit lysine methyltransferase, with the protein product MAFRGWRWLLLLGRQNSLAKVWRSRRGGPSVCWQRCCHWSSGKALAPEVRAFLEENTEVTNSGHLTPEIRLRLLTPRCRFWREKPDLWPYGDPFWAIYWPGGQALSRYILDNPRVVKGRSVLDLGSGCGATAIAAVMSGASQVLANDIDPIAGMAMILNCELNHLDPFPITIKNIINSEAGNWDLIVLGDMFYDEQLADGLHHWLQKCIRIHQTEVLIGDPGRHQFLSHSIHSQLHKVIEYSLPESTRQENYGLTSSIVWSYQPSNSLDDS